A genomic region of Drosophila kikkawai strain 14028-0561.14 chromosome X, DkikHiC1v2, whole genome shotgun sequence contains the following coding sequences:
- the LOC121502166 gene encoding uncharacterized protein, whose translation MNPICKIDINKPECQRWMNEVYDRCRHLLLNNNAPIKQYSLWWLYETSAVYKDINLMTARDCQRLKRELDKEPEGEEAEEADLTLIVGFILGATAIVVLLLIWLCIKRQRSKPTQTSVASGPIPEVKTKDGDLEKQKGPQEISEKCKKRSLNIRKWLRRQFRPCMLHSENQIKEFELATERQVATHNERIKLKIALWTKAQERDAQRKLKRQEKQRQHHARNYNSFVPTT comes from the coding sequence ATGAATCCCATTTGCAAAATCGATATCAACAAACCCGAGTGCCAGCGTTGGATGAACGAGGTGTACGACAGGTGTCGACATCTCCTTCTTAACAATAATGCACCGATCAAGCAGTATTCCCTGTGGTGGCTCTACGAGACCTCGGCTGTCTACAAGGACATAAACCTAATGACCGCCAGAGATTGCCAAAGGCTAAAGCGGGAACTGGACAAAGAACCTGAAGGGGAAGAGGCCGAGGAAGCGGATTTAACGCTAATCGTAGGTTTCATATTGGGTGCTACTGCCATCGTAGTCCTTCTACTTATTTGGCTCTGCATAAAACGACAACGATCCAAGCCGACACAAACCAGTGTAGCGAGTGGCCCGATACCCGAAGTCAAAACTAAGGATGGAGATCTCGAAAAGCAAAAGGGTCCCCAAGAAATATCTGAAAAATGCAAGAAAAGGAGCCTAAACATAAGGAAGTGGTTGCGCCGGCAGTTTCGTCCCTGCATGTTGCATAGCGAGAACCAGATCAAAGAGTTTGAGCTGGCGACCGAGAGACAGGTGGCCACCCACAACGAGCGAATCAAGTTAAAGATCGCCTTGTGGACAAAGGCCCAGGAGCGGGATGCGCAGAGGAAGCTGAAAAGGCAAGAAAAGCAGCGTCAGCATCATGCAAGGAATTATAATAGTTTTGTGCCGACAACTTAG